The Brachyhypopomus gauderio isolate BG-103 chromosome 17, BGAUD_0.2, whole genome shotgun sequence genome includes a window with the following:
- the hs1bp3 gene encoding HCLS1-binding protein 3: MPDGLITSRPLQNEATGIDLQVPLYQEIRGSLMTGHVEYQIVVVTRLAAFKNAKHKPGDVVQLVVSKKYSDIDEFYCSLAAQYPSVHLPAMPRKALFVSETDIRERRVAFDELVRFISKHPALSTCPELFEFLGAKHTVLDVNSSNTPDWVVEDDDSGLDFFGKDEAPNIEPERMKKPVKEEKAHEVEEDDDEEEELFDPLGGVRSKKPKATVTVAKPAVQPKLSLFDEWDEPDQQLFQPARKHNELKLFEDPDLGGTVSVGDSLLLPNAYQKTAASVLSQQDEDVDELFRVEDDLDKLLVINKPVRPKPAIAPKPQLAVKVKPVVPQKPSSLAQAGGAPPSGSAQAMGQLDILRYIQQNEAGASEDLDLF, from the exons ATGCCAGATGGACTTATTACAAGCAG GCCTCTACAGAACGAGGCGACTGGCATCGATCTGCAGGTGCCCCTGTACCAGGAGATCAGAGGATCCCTGATGACAGGCCACGTAGAGTACCAGATTGTTGTGGTCACACGACTTGCTGCCTTTAAGAATGCTAAACATAAACCAGGAGATGTTGTACAGTTAGTG GTCTCAAAGAAGTACAGTGATATCGATGAGTTTTACTGCAGCTTAGCTGCTCAGTATCCCAGCGTCCATCTGCCTGCCATGCCGCGCAAAGCCCTGTTTGTGAGTGAAACTGACATTCGTGAGCGTCGCGTGGCCTTCGACGAGCTTGTGCGATTTATCTCCAAACACCCCGCCCTGTCCACCTGTCCAGAGCTGTTTGAGTTCTTGG GAGCAAAACATACAGTGCTTGATGTCAACTCTTCAAACACCCCTGACTGGGTAGTGGAGGATGACGATTCTGGACTGGATTTCTTTGGAAAAGATGAAGCACCCAATATTGAGCCTGAGCGCATGAAGAAGCCAGTGAAGGAAGAAAAGGCACATGAGGtagaggaagatgatgatgaagaagaagaGTTATTTGACCCCTTAGGTGGTGTGAG GTCTAAGAAGCCCAAGGCCACAGTGACTGTGGCCAAACCTGCAGTACAACCCAAACTCTCACTGTTTGATGAGTGGGATGAGCCAGACCAGCAACTCTTCCAGCCAGCACGAAAACACA ATGAGCTGAAACTGTTTGAGGATCCGGATTTAGGTGGGACGGTCAGTGTCGGGGACTCTTTGCTGCTCCCTAATGCCTACCAGAAGACTGCAGCCTCTGTCTTATCTCAGCAAGATGAGGATGTGGACGAGCTCTTTAG AGTGGAAGATGATTTGGACAAGCTGTTAGTGATCAATAAACCCGTGAGGCCTAAGCCAGCCATTGCCCCAAAACCCCAACTGGCAGTGAAGGTGAAACCCGTGGTGCCCCAGAAGCCTTCCTCCCTGGCCCAGGCTGGAGGAGCTCCTCCTTCAGGCAGCGCACAGGCGATGGGTCAGCTGGACATCCTCAGATACATCCAACAGAACGAGGCTGGTGCTAGTGAGGATTTGGACCTGTTTTAG